The Fluviispira sanaruensis sequence TCAACCATAGAAACACCTTCAGCTGCCACATCCAATGTCGAGGCGACAACCCCAAGTCCTGCGCCAATCGCACCCACCACAGCAAGAATTGAAAGAGAAGCCCCTCCCGTTGGCACAGCTGCAGCAATGGCAATACCTAAAATAACCAAACTCACAGCTAGACCAAGTACTTTTTTAAACATACTCCAAAACAATCCACTTGGATCTTGATTATTAATCGGATCACCGTTGCAATATGAATACGAATTCAATCCACCTTTACCAAAGGGGCTCAATGGATCTGGCGAAAGAAAAACCATTAATTCCGGACTATAGGCACGTTGACCATTCCCTAGATGATACACATTCGCAATCGGATCGAGTCTCGATCCATTGAATCCAATGTTATGGCGTTTGATAAGAGGCACCGAAGGATCATCTTGGTCATTGTTGCATTCACCGTACGGAGTATAAATTCTTAAAGAATTATCCGCTGAATTTGTCGATAAAACTTTCTTAACACTCCCTGCATCATCCAAAATATTTAATTCTGAAATGAACTCACCAGACTGTTCAATTTTCCTACCCAATATTTTATTATTATCACTCAGGTAACGTAACTTACTGTTACCTTGTGTCTCGCCGATAAGTTGATTATTTAAATAATGCAAATATAGAGGATCTTGATTCGCGACTCTCTGACCAATTTGACGTCCTTCTGCATCATACTGATATTCACAGAGTTTATTTCCTGCAAGTGAAGTAGAAATCATCCGTTCAAGACCATCATATTGAAATCCATGTCCCTTATGATCGGTTAAAAGATTTCCAGAAGCATCGTATTGCAAAACATGTTGACTGTTTGGATTGGAAAAGGAAACCTGCACAAGCTGAGAAGGGTTTGCCTGACTAAAAGTACGTGTGCATATATTTTCGCTATTATCTAGAAATTGCGTGACAACACGCGTTATATTATCTAAAGAATCAAAAGTAAAATCTTGTTTCTTTATTTTACGGCCATGCGAATCAAGTGGATATTCTATTCCATTGCATTGATAAGAAATCAGTCGTCGATATGCATCATAATAAAAAACTTCATCACATAATATATTGCCCCGAGCATCACCAATTTTTTTCTGTGATATTTGACCATTTGGGTAATAAGAGAGAGAAATTGTTTGCAATAAAGCCCCATCACGTCTCAGACTCCGACTGGCTTCGCGCCCAAAATTATCAAAAGAAAGAGTGGTTTCAACTTGAAAATGACCTTCATGAACAGTCACTCTATTCATGCGCCCTAAATTGTCGTAATAACAAAATACATTAAAATGATTCGCACTTATTTTTTCTAGCCGACCATAGTTATCATAAACACGATTTTCTGTATCACCCAAAGAGGAATCGTAACGTAACAATCGCCCTGCTGGTGAATAAACAAATCCAGATTCATAGTTTCTCCCGTCAATACTAAATATTTCTTTACTTGGACGTTGCCAATCATCATATTGAATATTACGAGTTGAATGCAAATTCTGTGCCTTTGTCATATTTCCAGAAATAGAATGATAGTCAAAATTGGTAGTTTGATTTTCAATTTCAAAACGACTCAATGCAGAAAGCTCAAGGTTATAAATTAAATTTTTCCTATAACCACGTGGTGAAAGAGAAGCTGAAGGGAGAAAAGAACCTGCTGAATATTCAAAGCGTGACGTTTGCCCTCCTCCTTTATTTTCAGACATCAATCTTCCAATACCATCGTATGTGCGTGCACCAACAACTTTATTATCTACGCTTACCGTTTTTGCGAGTGAAGAAGTGGTATACTCTGCAAATTCAGATTTAATTGTACGGGCAGGTGCGCTGTTATTTGCTGGAATGGTATGTGCTTGAATCAGTCTATCAAAAATATCATAAGTATAATAAACAGTGTGACCATTTATATCTTTATCAGATTTGCTTCTTCCTAAGCCATCATATGTACGAATTTGAGTTTGTAATCTTTCATTATTTGTGCCAATTTCTGTTACGCTTTCGACTTGTCCAAATTTATTAAAGCGTGTTTCTGTTCTGTTCCCTCCAAGAGCCCCTTCTGTTTTGGTATTTTCTAGAGGATTTTCTTCAGAAATAAAAACGGATCCGTCGGGATTTCTTATTTGGCTGAGTTTACCCCAGGAATTATAACTATATTGTGTAGACAATCTGACATCGCGCGCATTGAAATTATCTATAATAACTTCTTCAGTCAATTGATCCAATCGATTGTAATGCAGAGTTTTAACAATTTTTTCTGAATTATTACTTTGTAACTCAGCCATGGAAACAGGACGACCCAATCCATCGTAACGAGTCACAGTTCTCTTGCCCATTGCATCGGTAGAAATAAGTTTTGCGGGTTCATTTGCAGAGGCAAATTGATAGGAATAAAAACGTTTGGCTTCGTAAGCTGTTCCAGGAGAAACAATTTCAGATATCACACGACCAAGAATATCATACCCCATAGTAATAGTAGATGCTCTATCTGCTCTTTGAATCGCATACAATCGATTTGTCACTTGAGATAATTGGCGAGAGGTCTCAGACCAAGTCCCATCACTCACTGAGACTCTTCTTGTCTCTGTTAAGTTATCTCCATATAAACTATAAGAAAACTGAGTTGTCGAGGTTTGGTTATTCATACGCAAAATAGATGTTTTCAGTCTGCCATGCAAAGATAAGTTGTCTTTCATATCATTATAAATAAATTCTGTAGTTACAATATTATTTACAACTTCTTTATTGCGAACTACAAAGTATCCTTTTGTTCCATTTATCATCAACTTTGTATATGTATGATTTGTTGTTTTTGTCGGTCCATCATTATTTACCGGTATAATCATTTCTTGTTTTAGAAAACGACTAAAAGCCTTAAAAGGATCGGGCGGACAATTGTTTCCTTCTCCTCCTTGTGGATAATAAATATATTGATATTTAATTCCCGAGTTTTCAATTTGTGACAGTGTGTTACCATAATCATCGGTTTCAATAAAAGTTGTTTCTTCCCGCGAAGCTCCCGAGCTCAGAAGTTTATAACGGGTAACAATTTTTTTGGGATTTTGTAAATTGGCGGGTTGCTCTGGAAAAAGCCGCCCCGCAATTTCATTGTAAGTGATTTCTTTTGTAGTTTGAGCATGCCCTCTCTGTAATATTTCTTCTTTTAATAAATGAAATTTGTTATAGGTTGTTTTAATGGATCCATAAACAATAGTTTCATTATTTGGTTCTATGGTTTTTTCTTCCGTCCAATAGTCATAAGTTCCTACTTTTAAGTAAAGATTATCTTCATAAGGCAGAAACCCACCTCCTGAAAAAGGATAACCTAAAAAGTTTTGTCCTTGACTATAGCTATATATTTTCACGGAGCTTGGCTGGCCTGCCGCAGGATTATTTTCCCACTGACTCACATATGGAATGTATGTATTATTATCAAAGTTATGCCCATTTTCTCGATAGGAGATAAATTCTTGTCCACCCAGAGGGTTTGTTATTCTTCTTATTGCAGTAAAACCACTGGTAGAAAATGTTTGGTATTCATATTTATTGGAAGAATTCAGATTCGGCTGATTTACTGAAGCATCGTAAGGCACAGACACAGTCATCAGTAAATTATTCTGATAAGAATATGCAATAGTTGATTTTTTATTATTTTCAACCAGTGTATGTGATTTTTGTACTAAATTACTCGAATACTCTAAATTAAGGATATCTTTATTTGCTTGAACATTAGAAATTCTTTGCAATTGCTCATTGGGAGTGTAATAAAATCTATATATTTCTCCATTTTCAAAAATAATTTCATAGGTTTTATAATTTGCT is a genomic window containing:
- a CDS encoding RHS repeat domain-containing protein; the protein is MTTNIYSNAFNFSSYSNGSVDLRTGQYSAVIKLATIRSSSSLESSRDISLTFSMMNTNNEGFGKGWSLGRSEYNTANSIFQLLSGGSFRSEPMPPEGYSFRFKDKKLKDIVVNKIANDRIEIIYKDGIIETLQRPSPSANYKTYEIIFENGEIYRFYYTPNEQLQRISNVQANKDILNLEYSSNLVQKSHTLVENNKKSTIAYSYQNNLLMTVSVPYDASVNQPNLNSSNKYEYQTFSTSGFTAIRRITNPLGGQEFISYRENGHNFDNNTYIPYVSQWENNPAAGQPSSVKIYSYSQGQNFLGYPFSGGGFLPYEDNLYLKVGTYDYWTEEKTIEPNNETIVYGSIKTTYNKFHLLKEEILQRGHAQTTKEITYNEIAGRLFPEQPANLQNPKKIVTRYKLLSSGASREETTFIETDDYGNTLSQIENSGIKYQYIYYPQGGEGNNCPPDPFKAFSRFLKQEMIIPVNNDGPTKTTNHTYTKLMINGTKGYFVVRNKEVVNNIVTTEFIYNDMKDNLSLHGRLKTSILRMNNQTSTTQFSYSLYGDNLTETRRVSVSDGTWSETSRQLSQVTNRLYAIQRADRASTITMGYDILGRVISEIVSPGTAYEAKRFYSYQFASANEPAKLISTDAMGKRTVTRYDGLGRPVSMAELQSNNSEKIVKTLHYNRLDQLTEEVIIDNFNARDVRLSTQYSYNSWGKLSQIRNPDGSVFISEENPLENTKTEGALGGNRTETRFNKFGQVESVTEIGTNNERLQTQIRTYDGLGRSKSDKDINGHTVYYTYDIFDRLIQAHTIPANNSAPARTIKSEFAEYTTSSLAKTVSVDNKVVGARTYDGIGRLMSENKGGGQTSRFEYSAGSFLPSASLSPRGYRKNLIYNLELSALSRFEIENQTTNFDYHSISGNMTKAQNLHSTRNIQYDDWQRPSKEIFSIDGRNYESGFVYSPAGRLLRYDSSLGDTENRVYDNYGRLEKISANHFNVFCYYDNLGRMNRVTVHEGHFQVETTLSFDNFGREASRSLRRDGALLQTISLSYYPNGQISQKKIGDARGNILCDEVFYYDAYRRLISYQCNGIEYPLDSHGRKIKKQDFTFDSLDNITRVVTQFLDNSENICTRTFSQANPSQLVQVSFSNPNSQHVLQYDASGNLLTDHKGHGFQYDGLERMISTSLAGNKLCEYQYDAEGRQIGQRVANQDPLYLHYLNNQLIGETQGNSKLRYLSDNNKILGRKIEQSGEFISELNILDDAGSVKKVLSTNSADNSLRIYTPYGECNNDQDDPSVPLIKRHNIGFNGSRLDPIANVYHLGNGQRAYSPELMVFLSPDPLSPFGKGGLNSYSYCNGDPINNQDPSGLFWSMFKKVLGLAVSLVILGIAIAAAVPTGGASLSILAVVGAIGAGLGVVASTLDVAAEGVSMVDKKHGSDNSKHIRNLNIAAFSFGVASAVLSVGSSAKGIAKTALGRTKVYDLNRIAKVDLYRSGNLPASFSMSYAKTAYTSVKLGIPHIGTIMRYGPLVKQVVSSAYKIQDLTSRGLNLFSDFSANSQNESNSFASGSAEGHMSPINGFSDIIERNLNFSDELEQQASIIRSSAANDLYSTSI